A window of the Mesorhizobium opportunistum WSM2075 genome harbors these coding sequences:
- a CDS encoding SH3 domain-containing protein, with the protein MREPFSFGAPERRRFAMQFGYDMRPSFWQEVRSNSHLVIAAVGTAALLGVAAVALWLALPASERQAAASQEQSIPSIPVKTTKIVPAGTTVAAATTVPQAERKANEASSAKAVAQAAIPALAANDPRWTGSQTKAASAPASADQGTSKAEKAPDKPATTAAFAQPAADSDAAAELAKVAAPPAGASGSNPDGAQTAAIPTVKPLAPDQQDDNGQATAKPRKVAAAGTGRVLRAVTMRSGPKKHAAAIVTVPAKTSVQVMSCKQWCQIVYNGKTGWVYKSYIKPGA; encoded by the coding sequence TTGAGAGAGCCCTTCAGTTTCGGTGCTCCGGAACGTCGGCGCTTTGCCATGCAGTTCGGCTATGACATGCGCCCGTCCTTCTGGCAGGAAGTCCGTTCGAATTCACATTTGGTGATTGCCGCGGTCGGCACTGCCGCGTTGCTTGGCGTGGCCGCGGTGGCGCTCTGGCTGGCATTGCCGGCCAGCGAGAGGCAAGCCGCCGCCAGCCAGGAGCAGAGCATTCCAAGCATTCCGGTGAAGACGACCAAGATCGTCCCGGCCGGGACCACGGTAGCCGCGGCGACAACAGTGCCGCAGGCGGAGCGCAAGGCCAATGAGGCCTCTTCGGCCAAGGCTGTCGCCCAGGCCGCCATTCCCGCACTCGCTGCCAACGATCCTCGCTGGACCGGCTCGCAGACAAAAGCCGCATCGGCTCCCGCTTCAGCCGACCAAGGGACAAGCAAGGCCGAGAAGGCGCCGGACAAGCCGGCCACCACGGCGGCGTTCGCGCAACCGGCGGCCGATAGCGATGCCGCCGCCGAACTTGCCAAAGTTGCCGCGCCGCCCGCGGGGGCAAGTGGCAGCAATCCCGATGGCGCGCAAACCGCGGCTATCCCGACGGTAAAACCGCTGGCACCGGACCAACAGGACGACAATGGTCAAGCCACGGCAAAGCCACGGAAAGTCGCGGCCGCTGGCACTGGACGCGTCCTGAGAGCCGTGACCATGCGCAGCGGTCCGAAGAAGCATGCCGCCGCTATCGTCACGGTGCCAGCCAAGACGTCGGTGCAGGTGATGAGCTGCAAGCAATGGTGCCAGATCGTCTACAACGGCAAGACCGGCTGGGTGTATAAAAGCTATATCAAGCCCGGCGCGTAA
- a CDS encoding HAD family hydrolase produces the protein MRTSSEVTTIGFDADDTLWQNEQFFRMTEKRFAAMLADHAEEKQISARLLEAERRNLAVYGFGIKGFTLSMIETAIEVTDGRVPASVIAEILDAGREMLSHPIEPLPHARETVEKLAGAYRLVLITKGDLFDQERKLAGSGLGDLFDAVEIVSDKNAATYARLFSRHGDGPAKSMMVGNSLKSDVVPAIEAGGWGVHVPHELTWVLDHVEAPVAEPRFLQISDLGQLPELVQGITKRG, from the coding sequence ATGCGAACCAGTAGCGAAGTGACGACGATAGGCTTCGACGCCGACGATACGCTTTGGCAGAACGAGCAGTTCTTCCGCATGACCGAAAAACGCTTCGCCGCCATGCTTGCCGATCATGCCGAGGAAAAACAGATCTCGGCGCGACTGCTGGAGGCCGAACGGCGCAACCTTGCCGTTTACGGTTTCGGCATCAAGGGATTTACGCTGTCGATGATCGAAACGGCGATCGAGGTCACCGACGGGCGGGTGCCGGCTTCGGTCATAGCGGAGATTCTCGATGCCGGCCGCGAGATGCTGAGCCACCCGATCGAGCCCTTGCCGCACGCGCGTGAGACGGTGGAGAAACTCGCCGGCGCCTACCGCTTGGTGCTGATCACCAAGGGCGATCTCTTCGACCAGGAGCGCAAGCTGGCCGGATCGGGCCTCGGCGACCTGTTCGACGCGGTCGAGATCGTCAGCGACAAGAATGCCGCGACCTATGCGCGCCTCTTCAGCCGCCATGGTGACGGTCCCGCAAAGAGCATGATGGTCGGCAATTCATTGAAGTCGGATGTTGTGCCGGCCATCGAAGCCGGCGGTTGGGGCGTGCATGTGCCGCACGAACTGACCTGGGTGCTCGACCATGTCGAGGCGCCGGTCGCCGAGCCGCGGTTCCTGCAGATATCCGATCTCGGGCAATTGCCCGAACTTGTTCAGGGCATCACGAAACGAGGTTGA
- a CDS encoding response regulator, with translation MNREGETGRHLNPGTRGSNSETIHDPSKVLVVGKSPINRVVVSKIVERSGLRPISESPDMAARTLRLLVPGAIVLDGGPDNKDCDNLMSGIETLRRASGKSFPPVILLSTNNGTAESLGFSSIIDAIVTKPITPERLQPVIDRLVSR, from the coding sequence GTGAATCGTGAGGGCGAGACCGGAAGACATCTGAATCCGGGGACCCGAGGTTCAAACAGCGAGACGATCCACGATCCCTCGAAGGTACTGGTCGTCGGAAAATCGCCGATCAATCGCGTGGTGGTGTCGAAGATTGTCGAGCGCTCCGGGCTCCGACCAATCTCGGAATCACCCGACATGGCGGCGCGGACCTTGCGCTTGCTGGTCCCCGGCGCGATCGTGCTGGACGGCGGCCCCGACAACAAGGACTGCGACAATCTGATGTCCGGCATCGAAACGTTGCGGCGCGCGTCGGGGAAATCGTTCCCTCCCGTGATCCTGCTTTCGACCAATAATGGCACCGCGGAGAGCCTGGGCTTTTCGAGTATCATCGATGCGATTGTGACCAAGCCGATCACACCTGAACGGCTGCAACCGGTGATCGATCGCCTGGTAAGCCGCTAA
- a CDS encoding SDR family oxidoreductase: MRLENKVAVITGAASGFGEGIARRFAEEGARVVVADLNAKGAERVAGEIGEMAIWTQTDVSLRSEFDEMIYAAKSAFGRIDIMVNNAGFTHRNGDLLKVDEATFDLITAVNMKAIYHAALAVVPIMERQGGGVILTTASTAGLRPRPGLTWYNASKGWAITATKSMAVELAPKNIRVNCLCPVAGETGMLEKFMGADTPEIREKFRASIPLGRLSTPLDIANAALWLASDEAAFITGVALEVDGGRCI; this comes from the coding sequence ATGCGTTTGGAGAACAAGGTCGCCGTCATCACCGGTGCGGCATCGGGCTTTGGCGAAGGCATTGCCAGGCGCTTCGCCGAAGAGGGCGCCAGGGTCGTCGTTGCCGACCTCAACGCCAAGGGCGCGGAACGTGTCGCCGGCGAAATCGGCGAGATGGCGATCTGGACGCAGACCGACGTTTCCCTGCGTTCCGAATTCGACGAGATGATCTATGCCGCCAAAAGCGCTTTCGGCCGCATCGACATCATGGTCAACAATGCCGGCTTCACGCACCGCAATGGCGATTTGCTCAAGGTCGACGAGGCGACCTTCGACCTGATCACGGCAGTCAACATGAAAGCCATCTACCATGCGGCCCTTGCTGTCGTGCCGATCATGGAGAGGCAAGGCGGCGGGGTGATCCTGACCACGGCCTCCACCGCGGGCCTGCGGCCACGGCCAGGTCTCACCTGGTACAATGCATCGAAAGGCTGGGCGATCACCGCCACCAAGTCGATGGCGGTGGAACTGGCGCCCAAGAACATTCGCGTCAATTGCCTGTGCCCGGTCGCCGGCGAGACCGGCATGCTGGAGAAATTCATGGGCGCCGATACGCCCGAGATCCGCGAGAAATTCCGCGCCTCGATCCCGCTCGGCCGGCTGTCGACGCCGCTCGATATTGCCAATGCGGCGCTATGGCTGGCTTCGGATGAAGCCGCCTTCATCACCGGAGTGGCGCTGGAGGTCGATGGCGGGCGCTGCATCTGA
- a CDS encoding glutamine synthetase family protein, with amino-acid sequence MMPPAKKEVRPSSRGGRARTPAFVKNLRGVKNWKEVSEWLEWRGIEDIECITPDQAGVARGKMMPSKKFTSNTSLALPSAVFMTTISGGYPEDGNGFHYPEDDGDLKLMPDLSTLTVVPWEEDPTAAVICDLVHQDGRSVEFTPRNVLKRVLAAYDRLGLKPVVAPEIEFYLVRKNPDPDYPLTPPVGRSGRAIGGGAGYSIAGVNEFDELIDDIYHFSESQGLEIDTLIHEEGAGQLEINLRHGDPIELADQVFMFKRTIREAALKHEIYATFMAKPIQGQPGSAMHIHQSIIDKKTGKNIFSAEDGSETEDFFHFIGGMQKHVPNALVMFAPYVNSYRRLTQAASAPVNNKWGYDNRTTAFRVPRSDPAARRVENRIPSSDANPYLALAASLACGLIGITRKIKAEPPVLTTANAHEIDLPRSLLEAVDLFEGDEELCALLGKSFAATYAAIKRAEFETFMEVISPWEREYLLLNV; translated from the coding sequence ATGATGCCGCCTGCAAAAAAGGAAGTCCGTCCGTCGAGCCGCGGAGGACGGGCGCGCACGCCTGCTTTCGTGAAAAACCTGCGCGGCGTGAAGAACTGGAAGGAAGTCAGCGAATGGCTGGAATGGCGCGGCATCGAGGATATCGAATGCATCACGCCTGACCAGGCCGGCGTCGCGCGCGGCAAGATGATGCCGTCGAAGAAATTCACCTCCAACACCTCGCTGGCGCTGCCTTCGGCCGTCTTCATGACGACGATTTCCGGTGGCTATCCCGAGGACGGCAACGGCTTCCACTATCCCGAGGACGACGGCGACCTCAAGCTGATGCCGGACCTGTCAACGCTGACTGTGGTGCCCTGGGAGGAAGACCCGACGGCCGCCGTGATCTGCGACCTCGTCCACCAGGATGGCCGTTCGGTCGAATTCACGCCGCGCAATGTCTTGAAGCGCGTGCTTGCAGCCTATGACCGACTGGGGCTGAAGCCGGTGGTGGCGCCCGAGATCGAATTCTACCTGGTGCGCAAGAATCCGGATCCGGACTATCCGCTGACCCCGCCGGTCGGCCGCTCGGGCCGCGCGATCGGCGGCGGCGCCGGCTATTCGATCGCCGGCGTCAACGAGTTCGATGAACTGATCGACGACATCTACCATTTCTCCGAAAGCCAGGGCCTGGAGATCGACACGCTCATCCATGAAGAGGGCGCCGGCCAGCTCGAGATCAATCTGCGCCACGGCGACCCGATCGAGCTTGCCGACCAGGTGTTCATGTTCAAGCGCACGATCCGCGAGGCGGCGCTGAAACACGAGATCTATGCCACCTTCATGGCCAAGCCTATCCAGGGCCAGCCGGGTTCGGCCATGCATATCCACCAGTCGATCATCGACAAGAAGACGGGCAAGAACATCTTTTCGGCCGAGGACGGCTCGGAAACCGAGGACTTCTTCCACTTTATCGGCGGCATGCAGAAGCATGTGCCGAACGCGCTGGTGATGTTCGCGCCCTATGTCAATTCCTACCGCCGGCTGACACAGGCGGCCTCGGCCCCGGTCAACAACAAATGGGGCTATGACAACCGCACCACGGCGTTCCGCGTGCCGCGTTCCGATCCGGCGGCGCGGCGTGTCGAAAACCGCATCCCGTCCTCCGACGCCAACCCCTATCTGGCGCTGGCGGCCTCGCTTGCCTGCGGGCTGATCGGCATCACCAGGAAGATCAAGGCCGAGCCTCCGGTGCTGACGACCGCCAATGCGCACGAGATCGACCTGCCGCGCAGCCTGCTTGAAGCCGTCGACCTGTTTGAGGGCGACGAAGAACTCTGCGCGCTGCTGGGCAAATCCTTCGCCGCGACCTATGCGGCGATCAAGCGGGCCGAATTCGAGACCTTCATGGAAGTGATCAGCCCGTGGGAGCGGGAGTATCTGTTGCTGAATGTGTGA
- a CDS encoding Mur ligase family protein — MKSKLRKILEDLRWRVSASRARRARAKSKATFIGVTGSSGKSTVTALLGHILAAHRPTYARVLANTFNSLVSTLYKRMTQAGEVDYVVFEAGASGIDTIRPMAEMLQPHVAVVTMVRLEHVARFRTLENVAVEKRAMVSALRPDGLAVLNADDPYVADMAAGAGCRVVTFGMAETADYRVTDIRAAYPDRLTFSIHWRGGLLQPETPFPAEHFWLPTVAAVATALELGVPPDKVAAQVATFQPVVNRCAVLVTEGGPQFILDAAKAPWHSINLALDMMAKATSSRKRIVLGQISDYAGSTKKYAFAYQTARGIVDQVIYTGDNAHRSRASQTDRDSGRFVELRTAKEVSDHIKRTAVPGELILVKSSSSLHLERIALAWTHDVKCWVPVCGKSEGCHTCGLYELPYEQHRAHVMRRRRAKVWRQFRGLLGGGSS; from the coding sequence ATGAAGTCGAAATTGCGGAAAATTCTCGAAGACCTGCGGTGGCGCGTAAGCGCCTCCAGGGCCAGACGTGCCCGGGCGAAAAGCAAGGCGACCTTCATCGGCGTCACCGGCAGTTCGGGAAAATCGACCGTGACGGCGCTGCTTGGGCACATATTGGCGGCCCATCGGCCGACCTATGCGCGCGTGCTGGCCAACACCTTCAACTCGCTGGTCAGCACGCTCTACAAACGCATGACGCAAGCGGGCGAGGTCGACTATGTTGTTTTCGAAGCAGGCGCGTCCGGCATCGACACGATCAGGCCAATGGCGGAAATGCTGCAGCCGCATGTGGCCGTCGTCACCATGGTTCGTCTGGAGCACGTTGCCAGGTTCAGGACGCTCGAAAACGTCGCCGTCGAAAAACGTGCGATGGTCTCGGCGTTACGGCCAGACGGCCTTGCTGTCCTCAATGCCGACGATCCTTATGTTGCCGACATGGCTGCCGGCGCCGGATGCCGCGTCGTCACCTTCGGCATGGCTGAGACGGCCGACTATCGTGTGACCGACATCCGCGCCGCCTATCCAGATCGGCTGACGTTTTCAATCCATTGGCGGGGAGGGCTGCTGCAGCCCGAGACGCCTTTTCCAGCCGAACATTTCTGGCTGCCGACCGTTGCCGCCGTTGCGACAGCGCTTGAACTCGGTGTCCCCCCGGACAAGGTTGCCGCCCAGGTGGCAACGTTCCAGCCGGTCGTAAATCGCTGTGCCGTGCTGGTAACCGAAGGCGGCCCGCAATTCATCCTCGATGCCGCTAAGGCACCCTGGCACTCGATCAATCTTGCCCTGGACATGATGGCCAAGGCCACTTCCAGTCGCAAGCGCATCGTGCTCGGCCAGATTTCGGATTACGCCGGCTCGACCAAGAAATATGCCTTTGCCTATCAAACCGCGCGGGGAATCGTCGATCAGGTGATCTATACGGGAGACAACGCACATCGCTCGCGTGCCAGTCAGACCGATCGCGACAGCGGCCGCTTTGTCGAGCTTCGGACGGCGAAGGAAGTCTCCGACCATATCAAGCGGACGGCTGTGCCCGGCGAACTGATACTCGTCAAAAGCTCATCCAGCCTTCACCTGGAGCGCATCGCGCTCGCCTGGACGCATGATGTCAAATGTTGGGTTCCGGTCTGCGGCAAGTCGGAGGGCTGCCACACCTGCGGTCTATATGAACTGCCTTACGAGCAGCATCGTGCCCATGTCATGCGACGCCGGCGCGCCAAGGTGTGGCGGCAATTCCGCGGCCTGTTGGGTGGCGGGTCGTCGTAG
- the zwf gene encoding glucose-6-phosphate dehydrogenase, producing MTSQIIPVDPFDFIIFGGTGDLSERKLLPSLYYRQRDHQFSEPTRIIGTSRSKMSDDEFQAFAKQAISDHVKPADIDPKELKTFLARLSYVSADATSGAGFDKLKKAIGESDRIRAFYLAVAPALFGDISHKLKEHDLITPNSRIVLEKPIGRDLASAQALNDLVGDDFHESQIFRIDHYLGKETVQNLMALRFANALYEPLWNSAHIDHVQITVAETVGLEDRVTYYDKAGALRDMVQNHMLQLLCLVAMEAPSSMDADAVRDEKLKVLRALKRINGNEAPKHTVRGQYRAGASASGAVKGYVEELAHDSNTETFVAIKAEIGTWRWAGVPFYLRTGKRLATRVSEIVIEFKPIPHSIFGDTAGPIFANQLVIRLQPDEGVKQFIMIKDPGPGGMRLRQISLDMSFAQSFDGRAPDAYERLIMDVIRGNQTLFMRRDEVEAAWKWIDPIQNAWEGARQEAQGYTAGTWGPSASIALIERDGRTWHESN from the coding sequence ATGACCAGCCAGATCATCCCCGTCGACCCTTTCGACTTCATCATTTTCGGCGGCACCGGCGACCTGTCGGAACGCAAGCTTCTGCCGTCGCTCTACTACCGCCAGCGCGACCATCAGTTCTCCGAGCCGACACGCATCATCGGCACGTCGCGCTCGAAAATGAGCGACGACGAATTCCAGGCCTTCGCCAAGCAGGCTATCTCCGACCACGTCAAGCCGGCCGACATCGACCCCAAGGAATTGAAGACCTTCCTGGCGCGGCTTTCCTACGTCTCGGCGGATGCGACGAGCGGAGCCGGCTTCGACAAGCTGAAGAAGGCGATCGGCGAAAGCGACCGCATCCGTGCCTTCTACCTGGCCGTGGCGCCGGCACTGTTCGGCGATATCTCGCACAAGCTCAAAGAGCATGATCTGATCACGCCGAACTCGCGCATCGTGCTGGAGAAGCCGATCGGCCGCGACCTGGCCTCGGCGCAGGCGCTCAACGACCTGGTCGGCGACGACTTCCACGAAAGCCAGATCTTCCGCATCGACCACTATCTCGGCAAGGAAACAGTGCAGAACCTGATGGCGCTGCGCTTTGCCAACGCGCTCTACGAGCCGCTGTGGAACTCCGCCCATATCGACCACGTCCAGATCACCGTGGCCGAGACTGTCGGCCTGGAAGACCGCGTCACTTACTACGACAAGGCCGGCGCGCTGCGCGACATGGTGCAGAACCACATGCTGCAGCTCTTGTGCCTCGTCGCCATGGAGGCACCGTCGTCGATGGACGCCGACGCCGTACGCGACGAGAAGCTGAAGGTGCTCAGGGCGCTGAAACGCATCAACGGCAACGAGGCACCGAAGCACACCGTGCGCGGCCAGTACCGTGCCGGTGCCTCGGCCAGCGGAGCCGTCAAGGGCTATGTCGAGGAGCTCGCCCATGACAGCAACACCGAGACCTTCGTCGCCATCAAGGCCGAGATCGGCACCTGGCGCTGGGCGGGCGTTCCGTTCTACCTTCGGACCGGCAAGCGGCTGGCGACCCGGGTTTCGGAAATCGTCATCGAATTCAAGCCGATCCCGCATTCGATCTTCGGCGACACCGCCGGGCCGATCTTCGCCAACCAGCTGGTCATCCGGCTGCAGCCCGACGAAGGCGTCAAGCAGTTCATCATGATCAAGGATCCTGGTCCCGGCGGCATGCGGCTGCGCCAGATCTCGCTCGACATGAGTTTCGCGCAATCCTTCGACGGCCGCGCGCCGGACGCCTATGAGCGGCTGATCATGGACGTCATCCGTGGCAATCAGACGCTGTTCATGCGCCGCGACGAGGTCGAGGCGGCATGGAAATGGATCGACCCGATCCAGAATGCCTGGGAAGGCGCCAGGCAGGAAGCGCAGGGCTATACGGCAGGCACATGGGGGCCGTCGGCCTCGATAGCGCTGATCGAACGCGACGGACGGACATGGCACGAGAGCAATTGA
- a CDS encoding NAD(P)/FAD-dependent oxidoreductase: MPYQSPISPGRSWYEDTAGPRPEYPVLDGDRSCDVVIVGGGFTGLSAATHLAKAGTNVVLIDACRFGDGASGRNGGQLGTGQRAWAEDMEAEYGLSRAKALFDFAEEAKAHLIEFAATNQIDIDYMPGQLSVAHKQRYVDDYKAHAEIMASRFSYPHISFMDKTETAQRLGSTAYFGGTRDTGTGHIHPMKLVIGTARVAAQAGAQLFEGTPSTGIISAGGKVKVSTPSGTVTAQKCLIAVNAYGGTLEPVSAAHIMPIGSFIGATVPLGAGSTVLPGGESVDDSRFVVRYFRKSRDGRLLFGGREVYGVNDPKDIHIHIRRQIAELYPALGDVEITHGWGGYVGITVPRKPFVREVMPNVISAGGYSGHGVMLSNFFGKLYAETIAGNRDRLKLIEDLKIPPFPGGRRFRTPLLFLALNWFALRDRI; the protein is encoded by the coding sequence ATGCCTTACCAATCCCCCATTTCCCCCGGCCGCTCCTGGTATGAAGACACGGCCGGCCCTCGGCCTGAGTATCCTGTGCTCGATGGCGACCGGAGCTGCGATGTTGTCATCGTCGGCGGCGGGTTCACCGGCCTGTCGGCGGCAACGCATCTCGCCAAGGCGGGAACCAATGTCGTCTTGATCGATGCCTGCCGTTTCGGCGATGGCGCGTCCGGGCGCAATGGCGGCCAGCTCGGTACCGGCCAGCGTGCCTGGGCCGAGGATATGGAGGCGGAATACGGATTGTCGCGAGCCAAGGCGCTGTTCGATTTCGCCGAGGAGGCGAAGGCACATCTCATCGAATTCGCCGCCACCAACCAGATCGATATCGACTACATGCCAGGCCAGCTCTCGGTGGCGCACAAGCAGCGTTATGTCGACGACTACAAGGCGCATGCCGAGATCATGGCCAGCCGTTTCTCCTACCCGCATATTTCCTTCATGGATAAGACGGAAACAGCGCAGCGGCTGGGCTCGACCGCCTATTTCGGCGGCACCCGCGACACCGGTACCGGCCACATCCATCCGATGAAGCTGGTGATCGGCACGGCGCGGGTGGCGGCACAGGCCGGCGCGCAGCTGTTCGAGGGGACGCCATCGACCGGCATTATTTCCGCCGGCGGCAAGGTCAAGGTTTCCACGCCAAGTGGCACCGTGACGGCCCAAAAGTGCCTGATCGCGGTCAACGCCTATGGCGGAACGCTCGAACCAGTGAGTGCGGCGCACATCATGCCGATCGGTTCGTTCATCGGCGCCACCGTGCCGCTCGGCGCGGGATCTACGGTGCTGCCGGGCGGCGAGTCGGTCGATGATTCCCGCTTCGTCGTGCGCTATTTCCGCAAGTCGAGGGATGGCCGGCTGCTGTTCGGCGGACGCGAGGTCTATGGCGTCAACGATCCCAAGGACATCCACATTCATATCCGCCGCCAGATCGCGGAACTCTATCCGGCGCTCGGCGACGTCGAGATCACGCATGGCTGGGGCGGTTATGTCGGCATTACGGTGCCGAGAAAGCCATTCGTGCGCGAAGTGATGCCGAATGTGATCTCGGCCGGCGGCTATTCCGGCCATGGCGTCATGCTGTCGAACTTCTTCGGCAAGCTCTATGCCGAAACCATCGCCGGCAATCGCGACCGGTTGAAGCTGATCGAGGACCTGAAAATTCCGCCATTTCCCGGCGGTCGCCGCTTCCGTACACCGCTGCTATTCCTGGCGCTCAACTGGTTCGCGTTGCGGGACAGGATCTGA